The following are encoded together in the Culex pipiens pallens isolate TS chromosome 1, TS_CPP_V2, whole genome shotgun sequence genome:
- the LOC120428724 gene encoding probable Rho GTPase-activating protein CG5521 isoform X1 produces the protein MFTKKSNIDLKKSTAKIQDSKKDSTARLRHLKTILEHVDTEEAKNLFEANYSHVYYILYDTFVQAETNLRQRELSFHIVHKTHREELDGSLWLLNKILCLLPELVARRWQVHSLGRILAKLLHYGNSVKLRREGVRYFLLWYQALGDNAPPFVHGMFTELVPGLTVPQKGKTGPLALDSEFIATDVLNHPNMKGELGGSVFHDTGAHPVKSPEIQPLIPPSSHERTAAPDPRDGLEILLDCMVQSCGCLKWRDNNPQKHIRTFNFLLSRFREQYLPVFCPSFDYSTSIYEPKMDLPAMRNISKREEVMSSCIVVLVIWIAKYTHERHISTKLDNVQIDEDAIGENSSLLSNLGYTQTQLVRDVLYSSRDTVNFVHEIYRQAFLMSFTSKSQIEAMRIAISVYRDWMSTIPPPPFLLEPDTSEASLSGSSSELQPNSGGRPVNQRLRTDSYLGAISKENVMIRAGLQNVLQVFVTNAVNVFMVNTANLNLHFQSKAHSDGYVTPLDEQTDICKRVLNIYRTMVMKTRMEAKTWEQLLLVLLQVTSVILQNSPPNAKKNNLGGRLAQPIFQTLIVTWIRAHTNVVVNPGLWDKFLKVLSSLTHREELIVEWDKTMQTLTRVLARQVYNINLSDLPLDRLAEQKGKRKRGTPSNWTQNSIASQGDRPDSIGSGAAGQCNNSNKVSLEDGTGEVRVSSTSHVRSIPGTPSLNRSYSEGSLAPFRKSRARRRVRNKTNGQHHMTGLPMTVEHSLNRMLTNNSGLSISSENLEVSRFSHCDESILLGPPPTATLRRALSLDSIRPSPGKTRGGGVAAGTDSDSYRCGSRSPSPTASSGIESGSIKDSPMQIDVLTADSSSIDTQDENNVSADRRSILSGGSARGWLPDVAAVMWRRMLGALGDVNKILNPKLHAQVFQYLVNMTESLIKIRMNQGISMDGQPIPTPMNLVPPIALVAPWCYGALTLDGQYSQGKLYAMQLLCTIVRSGACLGSNQLPLFYHALHQALSGEDRAMAYTALRYLGGPRFLSLLLPGHSLLLLDLVHASTIVLTSSETGPHAPRAQVAGLLGSLLCFPKTSLPGPVLQPSEPNIDLMECPDLQEHVLNVVLRCARREPTAKARSIAIASLGQWILQNLTNPSSAQVSTGNGDGGSSGTFKQRIPQYHSSSNALPHREEFPVNPRIREAFQVILQALQFKHRTIARLASETLKLCAEKGRRIERIDRLPQLIIDTICLSLEIQNVPHPKDSDKTVITSLLLTLGEFCMSFSVDTLQRPKSSDSDEPLIQVVFKVLYKIAMGIHNGERIKLFTTDEDFDMAITLDDVREQSSDATYQTSESIAGCQSAIRLCAKTVAMHLITNLGHFPMGIGATRLSSLVDEQDDMTGAGTGGVGSVPITTLQRENSVMSNRDSLELGPTQVLASPNLQLLMLSPELVASFIELSALKLPGGGATAGLVTANRQVRLLLRDLNGKACWDASILYREPTPIVEDTRYHSPSVDKHNSTFQFRTGGGSNRMFAGAVASIDPMMSTVGLPIAPLRHTLRHRPVHQLPVAKDLAPDLDQLDDLLQYIGYTSPECLDVNGSPLNTAGPSPLGPHLEAQTISIILNQRALETEYVARQNAGIVGLLGESPAYCFGGSVGYTSFIDDNAPPATFGSSGTLAASKHNTSSGSHTSVVSNGDKPFQFGRILFSQLGLAGWERRKRTHLLQRTDKLLRELRNLDNQKCRETHKMAVIYVANGQEDKNSILRNSCGSSTYEMFVSALGWEVELESHNGFLGGLPRQGCGQTAPYYATPFLEVIYHVSTRMPSDTPESILNKTRHLGNDEVHIVWSEHNRDYRRDILPTEFCDVLIVIYPLKSGLFRVTVNKKPDVPWFGPLSDEVVVGGSCLASLVRASAINASRAKRTALSLYQQYYEERNRSLETVSMRHKESNTFEDFTARIFSPIPPQGTVTAGGGNPAGSTTGSAPLAAALIDHHSRTSSKTWIHHPEMVATAREVTQATVMASVSLDQPSPRPLRKLHHPFKPQASKALKPLVTTAPTPSSNPPLGHHHQHYPSTASASTTISASGTPPDSPTLAHAGGRSTKFK, from the exons ATGTTTACCAAAAAGTCCAACATCGATCTGAAAAAGTCGACGGCCAAAATCCAGGACAGCAAGAAGGATTCGACGGCCCGGCTGCGGCACCTGAAGACGATTCTTG aACATGTGGACACCGAGGAGGCAAAGAATCTGTTTGAAGCCAACTACAGCCATGTGTACTACATCCTGTACGACACGTTCGTCCAGGCCGAAACCAATCTGCGCCAACGAG AACTATCGTTCCATATCG TTCACAAAACCCACCGCGAGGAGCTGGACGGTTCGCTGTGGCTGCTCAACAAGATCCTGTGCCTGCTGCCGGAGCTGGTCGCCCGCCGCTGGCAGGTGCACTCACTGGGCCGCATCCTCGCCAAGCTGCTCCACTACGGCAACAGCGTCAAGTTACGGCGCGAGGGCGTTCGCTACTTCCTGCTGTGGTACCAAGCCCTCGGGGATAATGCTCCACCGTTCGTGCACGGGATGTTCACCGAGCTGGTCCCGGGGCTGACGGTGCCCCAGAAGGGAAAGACGGGGCCGCTCGCGCTGGACTCGGAGTTTATCGCTACGGACGTGCTGAATCACCCGAACATGAAGGGTGAGTTGGGCGGGTCGGTGTTTCACGACACCGGAGCCCATCCGGTCAAGTCGCCGGAGATTCAGCCGTTGATTCCGCCTAGTTCGCACGAGAGGACGGCGGCGCCGGATCCGCGCGATGGGCTTGAGATCCTGCTGGACTGTATGGTTCAGTCGTGTGGATGTTTGAAGTGGCGGGACAATAATCCCCAGAAGCACATCCGGACGTTCAACTTTCTGCTGAGCAGGTTTCGGGAGCAGTACTTGCCGGTGTTTTGTCCCAGTTTTGACTACTCGACGTCGATTTACGAGCCGAAGATGGATCTGCCAGCGATGCGTAACATTTCCAAACGGGAGGAAGTGATGAGTTCGTGCATTGTGGTATTGGTCATTTGGATTGCCAAATACACCCACGAGAGGCACATTAGCACCAAGTTGGACAACGTGCAGATCGACGAGGACGCGATTGGGGAGAACTCATCGCTGCTCAGTAATTTGGGGTACACGCAGACGCAGCTGGTGCGTGATGTGCTGTATTCCAGCCGAGATACGGTTAACTTTGTGCACGAAATCTACCGGCAGGCGTTTCTGATGTCGTTCACCTCCAAGAGTCAGATCGAAGCGATGCGGATCGCCATCTCGGTGTACCGCGACTGGATGAGTACGATTCCACCGCCACCGTTTCTGCTGGAACCGGACACCAGTGAGGCATCGCTTTCGGGGAGTTCCAGCGAGTTGCAGCCGAATAGCGGAGGTCGCCCGGTAAATCAACGACTGCGAACCGATTCTTACCTGGGAGCAATCTCCAAGGAGAACGTCATGATCAGAGCCGGGCTGCAGAACGTCCTGCAGGTGTTTGTGACCAACGCAGTGAACGTGTTCATGGTCAACACCGCCAACCTGAACTTACATTTCCAGTCAAAGGCGCACAGCGATGGCTACGTTACACCGCTGGACGAGCAGACCGACATCTGCAAAAGGGTACTTAACATCTACCGCACAATGGTCATGAAGACCCGCATGGAGGCCAAAACGTGGGAACAGCTGCTGCTCGTGCTGCTGCAGGTAACCTCGGTCATCCTGCAAAACTCCCCACCAAACGCCAAGAAGAACAATCTCGGCGGTCGCCTCGCCCAACCCATCTTCCAAACGCTGATCGTGACTTGGATCCGCGCCCACACAAACGTCGTCGTCAACCCGGGTCTGTGGGACAAGTTCCTCAAGGTCCTCTCCTCGCTTACGCACCGCGAAGAGCTGATCGTCGAGTGGGACAAAACAATGCAAACGTTGACGCGAGTCCTCGCGCGGCAAGTCTACAACATCAACCTGTCGGATCTCCCGCTCGATCGGCTCGCAGAGCAGAAGGGAAAACGAAAGCGCGGCACGCCCTCCAACTGGACGCAAAACTCGATCGCTAGCCAGGGTGACCGCCCGGACAGCATCGGCAGCGGCGCGGCCGGACAGTGCAATAACAGTAACAAGGTCTCGCTGGAAGATGGCACCGGGGAGGTGCGCGTCTCCTCGACCAGTCACGTCCGAAGCATTCCGGGAACTCCGTCCCTCAACCGAAGCTACAGCGAAGGAAGCTTGGCACCGTTCCGGAAGTCGCGCGCCCGGCGGAGAGTTCGCAACAAAACCAACGGACAGCACCACATGACGGGGCTGCCGATGACGGTGGAACACTCGCTGAACCGGATGCTAACCAACAACTCGGGACTGAGCATTAGCAGCGAGAATCTGGAAGTTTCGCGGTTCTCGCACTGTGACGAATCGATTCTGCTGGGACCGCCGCCGACGGCGACACTTCGACGAGCACTATCGCTGGACTCGATCCGACCTTCGCCGGGCAAGACTCGTGGTGGTGGAGTTGCCGCGGGGACCGACAGCGATAGTTATCGGTGCGGCTCGCGAAGTCCTTCGCCGACGGCTTCGAGTGGGATCGAGAGCGGGTCGATCAAGGATTCGCCTATGCAGATTGACGTGCTGACGGCGGACAGTTCGAGCATTGACACGCAGGATGAGAACAATGTGTCGGCGGATAGGAGGTCGATACTGTCTGGGGGGTCGGCTCGTGGATGGTTGCCGGACGTGGCCGCGGTGATGTGGCGTCGGATGCTGGGTGCGCTGGGGGATGTCAATAAGATATTGAACCCGAAGCTGCACGCGCAGGTGTTTCAGTATTTGGTGAACATGACGGAGAGCTTGATCAAGATCCGGATGAACCAGGGCATTTCCATGGACGGTCAGCCGATTCCAACGCCGATGAATCTGGTGCCGCCGATCGCGCTGGTTGCGCCGTGGTGTTACGGTGCGCTTACTTTGGACGGACAGTACAGTCAGGGTAAGCTGTACGCCATGCAGCTGCTTTGTACGATCGTACGGAGTGGAGCCTGCCTGGGAAGCAATCAACTTCCGCTGTTCTACCACGCGCTACATCAGGCGTTGTCTGGGGAAGATCGGGCAATGGCTTACACTGCACTACGCTACCTTGGAGGACCACGATTCCTGAGTTTGCTCCTTCCAGGACATTCGCTTCTTCTGCTGGACCTCGTTCACGCCTCAACCATCGTACTAACTTCTTCAGAAACCGGTCCCCATGCTCCACGAGCCCAAGTAGCCGGTCTGCTAGGATCCCTGCTATGCTTCCCGAAGACCTCCCTCCCCGGACCGGTTCTCCAACCTTCCGAGCCCAACATCGACCTGATGGAATGTCCCGACCTGCAGGAGCACGTACTCAACGTCGTTCTGCGCTGCGCTCGTCGCGAACCCACGGCTAAAGCGCGCTCCATCGCCATCGCCTCGCTCGGCCAATGGATCCTGCAAAATCTCACCAATCCGTCCAGCGCGCAGGTGTCCACGGGTAACGGCGATGGCGGCAGCAGCGGCACCTTCAAGCAGCGTATTCCTCAGTATCATTCCAGTTCGAACGCGCTGCCGCATCGCGAAGAATTCCCCGTCAATCCACGCATTCGGGAAGCATTCCAGGTGATTCTGCAGGCGCTTCAGTTCAAACATCGAACCATCGCGCGACTTGCGTCGGAGACACTTAAACTGTGCGCCGAAAAAGGTCGTCGAATCGAACGGATCGATCGGCTCCCGCAGCTCATCATCGACACGATCTGCCTGTCGCTGGAAATCCAGAACGTCCCGCACCCGAAGGACTCGGACAAGACGGTCATCACGTCGCTGCTGCTGACGCTCGGTGAGTTCTGCATGTCCTTCTCGGTGGACACGCTGCAGCGGCCAAAGAGTTCCGACTCGGACGAGCCGCTCATTCAGGTGGTGTTCAAGGTGTTGTACAAGATCGCGATGGGCATTCACAACGGTGAGCGGATCAAGCTGTTCACCACGGACGAGGACTTTGACATGGCGATAACGCTGGACGACGTGCGCGAGCAGAGCTCGGACGCGACCTATCAGACGTCGGAGTCGATCGCTGGCTGTCAGTCGGCGATTCGGCTTTGTGCCAAGACTGTGGCGATGCATTTGATAACGAACTTGGGACACTTTCCGATGGGAATCGGTGCGACGAGGTTGAGTTCGCTGGTTGATGAGCAGGACGATATGACGGGGGCTGGTACAGGGGGTGTGGGTAGCGTTCCGATTACGACGCTTCAGCGGGAGAACTCGGTCATGAGCAATAGAGATTCGCTCGAGTTGGGACCTACGCAGGTGTTGGCTTCGCCGAACTTGCAGCTGCTGATGCTGAGTCCGGAACTTGTGGCGAGCTTCATTGAGTTGTCCGCGTTGAAGCTTCCTGGCGGTGGGGCTACCGCTGGGCTTGTAACCGCAAATCGACAGGTTCGTCTGCTGCTTCGGGATCTCAACGGGAAGGCTTGCTGGGACGCTTCGATTCTGTACCGGGAACCAACTCCAATTGTGGAAGACACCAGGTACCACTCGCCGTCCGTGGAcaaacacaactcgacattccAATTCCGCACGGGAGGCGGCTCGAACCGGATGTTTGCCGGTGCCGTCGCTTCCATCGATCCCATGATGTCCACGGTGGGACTCCCGATCGCACCTCTTCGACACACGCTCCGACACAGGCCGGTCCACCAACTGCCGGTGGCGAAAGATCTCGCCCCGGACTTGGACCAGCTGGACGACCTGCTGCAGTACATCGGGTACACCAGCCCGGAATGTTTGGACGTAAACGGATCCCCGCTGAACACTGCTGGACCGTCCCCGTTGGGGCCACATCTGGAAGCTCAAACCATCTCGATCATTCTGAACCAACGCGCACTGGAAACGGAATACGTTGCACGACAGAACGCCGGCATCGTTGGCCTCCTCGGAGAATCCCCAGCTTACTGCTTCGGAGGTTCCGTCGGGTACACGTCCTTCATCGACGACAACGCTCCCCCGGCCACGTTCGGTTCCAGCGGAACGCTCGCCGCCAGCAAACACAACACATCCTCCGGAAGTCATACCAGCGTCGTCTCGAACGGAGACAAACCATTCCAATTCGGACGAATCCTGTTCAGCCAGCTGGGTCTGGCCGGCTGGGAACGACGCAAGCGGACTCACCTGCTACAGCGAACCGACAAGCTGCTCCGCGAGCTGCGCAACCTGGACAACCAAAAGTGTCGCGAAACGCACAAAATGGCCGTTATTTACGTGGCCAACGGGCAAGAAGACAAAAACAGCATCCTGAGGAATTCCTGCGGCAGCAGCACGTACGAGATGTTCGTGTCGGCGCTCGGCTGGGAGGTCGAGCTGGAGTCGCACAACGGCTTTTTAGGCGGTCTCCCGCGGCAGGGTTGTGGCCAAACCGCGCCGTACTACGCCACTCCGTTCCTGGAGGTGATCTACCACGTGTCGACGCGCATGCCGTCCGACACTCCAGAATCCATCCTGAACAAGACGCGCCACCTCGGCAACGACGAGGTCCACATCGTGTGGAGCGAACACAACCGCGACTACCGGCGGGACATTCTGCCGACGGAGTTTTGCGACGTGTTGATCGTGATTTATCCGCTCAAGAGCGGCCTGTTCCGGGTGACGGTCAACAAGAAGCCGGACGTGCCGTGGTTTGGCCCGCTGTCGGACGAGGTCGTTGTGGGCGGTTCCTGTTTGGCGAGCTTGGTGCGCGCCTCGGCCATCAACGCGAGTCGTGCCAAGAGGACGGCCCTGTCGCTGTACCAGCAGta CTACGAGGAGCGCAACCGCTCGTTGGAGACGGTCTCGATGCGGCACAAGGAGAGCAACACCTTTGAGGACTTTACGGCGCGCATTTTCAGTCCCATTCCGCCGCAGGGCACGGTCACGGCCGGAGGCGGCAACCCTGCAGGATCTACGACCGGCAGTGCTCCGCTGGCGGCTGCACTGATTGATCATCACAGCCGGACGTCCTCCAAGA CCTGGATCCACCACCCGGAGATGGTAGCGACGGCCCGCGAAGTAACGCAAGCCACCGTAATGGCGTCCGTTTCGTTGGATCAACCCTCGCCGCGTCCCCTCCGCAAGCTGCATCACCCGTTCAAACCACAGGCTTCGAAAGCGCTGAAACCGCTGGTCACCACAGCACCAACCCCGTCCTCAAACCCTCCCCTGGGTCATCATCACCAGCACTACCCATCAACTGCGTCCGCCTCAACGACCATTTCCGCCTCCGGAACGCCCCCGGACAGTCCGACACTGGCGCACGCCGGCGGCCGCAGCACCAAGTTCAAATGA